A genomic region of Kribbella sp. NBC_00382 contains the following coding sequences:
- a CDS encoding FAD-binding oxidoreductase has translation MNDLVERLRQVLPPEALVTDQDRIQSYRYDRAMFCPAGEPIAVVLARETAHVVAAVKIAADAGVPVVPQGARSGLSGAANAIEGCLVISLEKMDQILEIETVDRYVVTQPGVFNAVLSRAVAEQGMFYPPDPSSWEFCSIGGNLSTNSGGLCCVKYGVTTDYVLGLEVVLADGQVLRTGRRTVKGVAGYDLTKLIVGSEGTLGIITEATLALRPEAARPRTMAALFDSGVAAGEAIVEIIRSGVSLSLLEIMDRTTIMAVNSYKRMDLPTEAAAMLIAQSDAGGEAGAADVATVAKLCRQYGAIECIEADDPAEGELLLEARRAALVALEQLGTTMIDDVCVPRSRLADFIGAVEQISRDLDITIGVLGHAGDGNMHPTVVFDAEDPDQAARAQAAFDKVMEIGLELGGTITGEHGIGMLKRDWLVQEIGPVAVSVHRAIKAALDPKNLLNPGKVVS, from the coding sequence ATGAACGATCTAGTCGAGCGCCTTCGGCAAGTACTGCCGCCGGAGGCGCTGGTGACCGACCAGGACCGGATCCAGAGCTACCGGTACGACCGGGCGATGTTCTGCCCGGCCGGCGAGCCGATCGCGGTGGTGCTCGCGCGCGAGACGGCCCACGTCGTGGCCGCGGTGAAGATCGCGGCGGACGCGGGCGTTCCCGTCGTGCCCCAAGGTGCCCGGTCCGGGCTCTCCGGCGCGGCCAACGCGATCGAGGGCTGTCTGGTCATCTCGCTCGAGAAGATGGACCAGATCCTCGAGATCGAGACCGTCGACCGGTACGTCGTGACGCAGCCGGGCGTGTTCAACGCCGTACTGTCCCGCGCGGTCGCCGAGCAGGGCATGTTCTACCCGCCCGACCCGTCGAGCTGGGAGTTCTGCTCGATCGGCGGCAACCTGTCGACCAACTCGGGCGGGCTGTGCTGCGTCAAGTACGGCGTCACGACCGACTATGTGCTCGGCCTCGAGGTCGTACTGGCCGACGGCCAGGTCCTGCGCACCGGCCGGCGCACGGTCAAGGGTGTCGCGGGCTACGACCTGACCAAGCTGATCGTCGGCAGCGAGGGCACCCTCGGGATCATCACCGAGGCCACGCTCGCGCTCCGTCCGGAGGCGGCCCGCCCGCGCACGATGGCCGCGCTGTTCGACTCGGGAGTCGCGGCCGGCGAGGCGATCGTCGAGATCATCCGCAGCGGGGTATCCCTGTCGCTGCTGGAGATCATGGACCGGACCACCATCATGGCGGTCAACAGCTACAAGCGGATGGACCTGCCGACCGAGGCCGCGGCGATGCTGATCGCCCAGTCGGACGCAGGTGGCGAGGCCGGTGCCGCCGATGTGGCGACGGTGGCCAAGCTCTGCCGTCAGTACGGCGCGATCGAGTGCATCGAGGCGGACGACCCGGCCGAGGGTGAACTCCTGTTGGAGGCCCGGCGGGCGGCGCTGGTGGCGCTGGAGCAGCTCGGTACGACGATGATCGACGACGTCTGCGTACCGCGCTCGCGGCTAGCCGACTTCATCGGCGCGGTTGAGCAGATCTCCCGCGACCTGGACATCACCATCGGCGTACTGGGGCACGCCGGCGACGGCAACATGCATCCGACCGTGGTGTTCGACGCGGAGGACCCGGACCAGGCTGCCCGGGCCCAGGCGGCCTTCGACAAGGTGATGGAGATCGGTCTGGAGCTCGGCGGCACGATCACCGGCGAGCACGGGATCGGGATGCTCAAGCGTGACTGGCTGGTCCAGGAGATCGGCCCGGTGGCGGTGTCGGTGCACCGCGCGATCAAGGCCGCGCTGGACCCGAAAAACCTCTTGAATCCGGGCAAGGTCGTTTCGTGA
- the cseB gene encoding two-component system response regulator CseB, with protein MVPEEPAARILMVEDDAVIREATQLTLERHGYDVTTAEDGLEAIESFEKIHPDAVMLDIMLPGLDGISVCRRIRETSTVPIVMVSARGDALDVVLGLEAGADDYVTKPFDTQVLVARLRAVMRRAVADPERPTPATGSTVESFGDLELDREALEVRRAGTTVQLTPTELKLLIEFANNPGVVLSRSTLLQRVWDYEWGGDGRLVDVHLQRLRTKIGADRIETVRGFGYKLRA; from the coding sequence GTGGTACCGGAAGAACCGGCGGCGCGCATCCTCATGGTCGAGGACGACGCGGTGATCCGTGAGGCGACCCAGTTGACCCTTGAACGCCATGGGTACGACGTCACCACGGCCGAGGACGGCCTCGAGGCGATCGAGAGTTTCGAGAAGATCCATCCGGACGCGGTGATGCTGGACATCATGCTGCCGGGCCTGGACGGCATCTCCGTGTGCCGCCGGATCCGGGAGACCAGCACGGTCCCGATCGTGATGGTGTCGGCCCGCGGTGACGCGCTGGACGTGGTCCTCGGGCTGGAGGCCGGCGCGGACGACTACGTCACCAAGCCGTTCGACACCCAGGTCCTGGTGGCCCGGCTGCGCGCGGTGATGCGGCGGGCGGTGGCCGATCCTGAGCGGCCGACCCCGGCGACAGGCTCGACCGTGGAGTCGTTCGGCGACCTGGAGCTGGACCGCGAGGCGCTGGAGGTGCGCCGGGCCGGTACGACGGTCCAGCTCACCCCGACCGAGCTGAAGCTGCTGATCGAGTTCGCGAACAACCCCGGCGTCGTGCTGAGCAGGTCCACCCTGCTGCAACGCGTCTGGGACTACGAGTGGGGCGGCGACGGCCGCCTGGTCGACGTCCACCTGCAAAGGCTCCGGACCAAGATCGGCGCGGACCGCATCGAGACCGTGCGCGGATTCGGGTACAAGCTGCGCGCCTGA